ACAACAGGGACAGTCCAGGCTATGGTTTGACATGAGAGCTGGCAGGGTGACTGCATCGAGGTTCAAGTCAGCAGCAAGAACAGATCCTTCCAATCCCTCCAAATCTTTAATTAGACAAATATGTTACCCCGACCAGAGCCGCTTTTCTACGGTGGCAACAAGGCATGTGTgtcaaacatacaaacatttaTCAAATTAAATCTGAATGAGTGCATTTATAATTCTTTGAGGAAAGAAAACATGTGGAGCTTTGAATATATAGGGAAATCTCAGATTAAAGCTAATGAAAAGTTTCCTGTGAAGAAGTAACACTTGATATacatatatcttttttttcccagatgGGGGTGTGAACATGAGAAGACAGCCAGGAAGGTGTATGAAGACATCGCTGCACTACAGCACCAGGACATGAGAGTTTGCGACTCTGGACTGCACATCAACCCCAGCCGACCCTACCTCGGAGCTTCTCCTGATGCACTACTCTCCTGCACCTGCTGCGGTAATGGTGTTCTGGAGATAAAATGTCCACATTGTGCCAAAGATTCAGGAATCCTTGGTGCTACAAATAAAAAGAACTTCTGCATTGACAGCACAAATGGGTTCTACACACTCAGCAGAGACCATGCCTACTACTACCAGGTGCAAGCTCAATTGTTTGTGACTGAGCGAAAGTACTGTGACTTTATGGTGTGGTCTGAATCAGACTATTTCTTACAGAGGATTGAGCCGAATGTTGATTTCTTTACAGGAGAAGTTGAGAAGGTAGAAATGTTCTTCAGGTCAGCCATTTTACCTGAACTACTGGCCAAAAAATATACATGTCCAGAAAAATTACTATCAGATATCACTGAGAGCACAGAGTCAGTGGAAGGATTGGAGGAGGGGTGAAACCACTTGAACAAACAATTCAGCAGCATTGTTCATTCTTTTTATCAGTTCTGTTTTTAGgctgcacattttttgtttgaagtgaaaaatattaTACAATTTCAAAAGTAACTAATTACAATTACCTGCCCTAAATTGTATGCAATTGCAAGTAAAAGTACACATACACCAAAGAACTATTTAATTTCTGTAGTAAGTACAAGTGAAAtgttactttccaccactgctaATCAGAACCCCTTAGCACATTTTAGGTATGTCTgggaatatttttaatttaggaGATGACAAACAAAAAGTTGAATCAAGTTTTTTACTGCAATGTTTTAAAGGATTCAAAGAATTCCATTGACTACATAAATACATCTGTAATTATCTTTTGAAATGAtcatctgtttttgaataataaacacaaaaaatatatatatattttatttcactgtttgttACATTGACAAGTGTAAAGTGGCAACAGTCAAATAAAGTTGCTTTAAATTACTTTCTTGAAATGCATCATTACTGTTCATCACATATGTGGAAATTGAACACACCAGTTAATCAGTTGGCACAACAGAGGGGCACAGATTTGTAAGGGCACACGCTACTCTCACTATTTTGTCCAGAGTAGTGTAGTCTGTATCATCAGTGGAGAGGAGACTAATGGGCACCGGTCCCTTCAGCATCTTGTACTTGGAGCGAGCTTGGCCAATGACCCTCTCGACGTGGATGCGGACTGCTGCAAGTCTCCTGGTGTCTTCCAGCTCAGCTGCGCCCAGTTGTTTTTTGCCTCGTGTGAACGCAGGGATTTCAACCTTTGCACAGTACAGGCCAACTTGGTTCTGGATGGTGAAACCACGGTCGGCAAGGACTACATCTCCAGGCTGAAGGTGATCCAAAAAGCCACTGTTAGCTGTAATGTGGGCATCTGTACTTCTTCCTCCCCAGCCCTTTGAGATGAAAGAGATGACACCTTGTGGAGTGATGCTGATCAGATATTTCATGGTGTTGTGGGATTTATATTGAGAATATGTTTGAGCCCTTGCCTTTAAATCTTTTGGTTTATCAATAAATATCTCAAAACAATCAATAACTGACATGCAATGTTTGAAGGACTTTCTGAAGCACATTGGCATAGATGTTTGGACGTGCTCCCTCTTGGGCCACAATACACAAGCTGGAACTAAGATCTCATTCAGAACATTAATCACATAAGTAAAAACTCTTGACACAGTTGAAGTATGAACACcaaaaagataagataaaaatgATGCAGTTAAATTTTCTTTGAGACGCATTATTGTAATGAGTAGCTGCTGGAAACCTGTCAGGTGTGGCGtgtctttgagaaatggctttacAAGGTCAAAAATGGCCATGAACACGTCATAACTGTGTAGTCCAGTGAGTGTTTTTAGTTTGTCTAGGTTTTCAAGGCTTTTTTGTTGAAAGAAGTCCAAGTCTAGCTTCTCTTTAAGTTCAAATGTCTCACTACGCAAAAGTTGACACTCTTGTTGAAGAATCTCAATGTCTTCTCCGCTGAGGCTGGTTTGGCACATAATCTCATTTGAAATGTTGTCGCACACTGCCACTGCATTTTCAGTGTCCTCTTCAAACTCAGGTACTGTGGTTGAGAGACTGAGGAGCGTCCTGGCAGCTTCATTTCTTGATGacatctgcagcttttttttcttcagtttttgtcgCAAGTCATATTTCTTGACAATGTCCTGAGCACGTCTTTTTGCTGGGGACTTGGTATGGGCAAAAATTGATGGCACATAATCAGGGGACAAGGGGTCCTCGCTCTTTTTTCCTGGAATAAATAAGTCAACAAAGGTAATATCAGCAAAGGTTCTGTACAACGATCACAACCTGTGCATTGTCATAATTGTATGAcatatattgaaaaaaacaaacaaatctgtaCAAGAGTGAGCAAAAGTGTTTGAGTTGAGACCAATTAAGGTGCTCAATTGGGATCGaatgcaaatgaaaaaacaaaaaaccttgccatactgttgtttgtgttgtggcAAATAGATGATCCGAGGCActctgattaaataaaaattctgtatTGAAATGAAAACGTTTCAACAaaggatttttatttaatcattgcCTCGGATCATTTGTTTTCCACGACACATTCAACAGTATGGCAGgcaatatttttgttctttaaatttGTACAAGGTTaagtttagttatttttttatgaagTGTACATATCTTATCAATATTCAGTCAATATTGATAAGGTACATGAAGTAAACGTTCTCCAAATCGTTTCTCCCCAAAAATAGATCAAATGTACTTGGGGATATGAACATAGATGATGAAGGAATTAGCAAGCTAATTTAGCTAGCTAAGTTAGCAGTCTAAAGTGTTGGGTATTTGTTGGTGATAACGATCAGGAAGTATTTTCCTGAAAGTTGCTtaactttttttgcattttatat
This region of Acanthochromis polyacanthus isolate Apoly-LR-REF ecotype Palm Island chromosome 4, KAUST_Apoly_ChrSc, whole genome shotgun sequence genomic DNA includes:
- the LOC127533698 gene encoding uncharacterized protein LOC127533698, which gives rise to MVIACCAVGCTNRQGCKQNLSFYRIPLDKDRRRRWIATINRKNWQPSKYSRICSEHFVQGKKSEDPLSPDYVPSIFAHTKSPAKRRAQDIVKKYDLRQKLKKKKLQMSSRNEAARTLLSLSTTVPEFEEDTENAVAVCDNISNEIMCQTSLSGEDIEILQQECQLLRSETFELKEKLDLDFFQQKSLENLDKLKTLTGLHSYDVFMAIFDLVKPFLKDTPHLTGFQQLLITIMRLKENLTASFLSYLFGVHTSTVSRVFTYVINVLNEILVPACVLWPKREHVQTSMPMCFRKSFKHCMSVIDCFEIFIDKPKDLKARAQTYSQYKSHNTMKYLISITPQGVISFISKGWGGRSTDAHITANSGFLDHLQPGDVVLADRGFTIQNQVGLYCAKVEIPAFTRGKKQLGAAELEDTRRLAAVRIHVERVIGQARSKYKMLKGPVPISLLSTDDTDYTTLDKIVRVACALTNLCPSVVPTD